AGCGTACGCGGACTATTTCGTGGCCAGGTGCCGATTAAACTGGgcagttatttttattacctCGACATGTAAATGCATTTCTGTCTTAAAAAGTAGGTTTACAAGTTAAGTTCCgaaaagtaatcggtcgaggaCACCACGATGCAGTCATTTTTTCCGACGACCAAAAATGGTGCGCAGCAGTTTCCGCATTCTACCTAGgatgttcttcttcttctggttCCTCGATAACGAGCTGCTGTTCTTGCGAGATTTTTTCTGGCTCTCGCTGCGAGCGGTCTTTGGAGATTGCGAGGTGCTGGAGGGAAGAGGAGAGGATACGATTTCTTCGATCGCCACGTCTTCTAACGATAAGTTCTTCGGGAAAGGTACCGAATGGCTTATGGGCGATGATGTTAAATCGTATGCGAGTTCACACGTGCTACTCCTGAAGTTGTTTCCGGATGGGGAGCTGTTTCGATCGGCGTCGTCGACGTTGTCGATCGTTCTTATGAACTGTTCCTCGGATTCTTCCCAAACAGCAATTTTATCTTTACTGGAGTTCGGCTCTTCTTTCTCGTTGACGAGTTCTTCCACTTTCGTTTCGAGTTCTTCGATCATTCGATGAAGCAGGTTGATGGAGACTCTACTTTCTTCGATCGAAACATCGGGTTCTTTTTCTTGACGGTTGCGGCTCGGATCTGATGTTGTCTCGATTACTGCATCGTGAATTATTTGATGCATGTCCCCTTGACCTTGAGTGACATGCGTTATGGTCGAGATTGCGGGAGAAGTATTGCCGATACTGCATACGGCGTGTTTTACCTGCTTGAATAGTAAAATACTGATGTAACGAAGTTGAGATATATCAAAAGttgaatttggtattttaaaattcattataatatttaaaacgatttgtattgttcaaatatttatgtattgttcaacaaatatttatctatttattgtttaaatatatttattt
The nucleotide sequence above comes from Megachile rotundata isolate GNS110a chromosome 13, iyMegRotu1, whole genome shotgun sequence. Encoded proteins:
- the LOC100879667 gene encoding uncharacterized protein LOC100879667 isoform X2; this encodes MHVCHAHTKYDDRCESQQLRFQIVKLRMPQIMVEAFARSLIDKIMLEAFDSMDPSNEKLRMLDNRQESDGIESQSTRSTLQIYDRSRTEPESTELIEKMVRGLHNLQIGDSTFVSSTLSTLEKQVKHAVCSIGNTSPAISTITHVTQGQGDMHQIIHDAVIETTSDPSRNRQEKEPDVSIEESRVSINLLHRMIEELETKVEELVNEKEEPNSSKDKIAVWEESEEQFIRTIDNVDDADRNSSPSGNNFRSSTCELAYDLTSSPISHSVPFPKNLSLEDVAIEEIVSSPLPSSTSQSPKTARSESQKKSRKNSSSLSRNQKKKNILGRMRKLLRTIFGRRKK
- the LOC100879667 gene encoding uncharacterized protein LOC100879667 isoform X1, with amino-acid sequence MHVCHAHTKYDDRCESQQLRFQIVKLRMPQIMVEAFARSLIDKIMLEAFDSMDPSNEKLRMLDNRQESDGIESQSTRSTLQIYDRSRTEPESTELIEKMVRGLHNLQIGDSTFVSSTLSTLEKQQVKHAVCSIGNTSPAISTITHVTQGQGDMHQIIHDAVIETTSDPSRNRQEKEPDVSIEESRVSINLLHRMIEELETKVEELVNEKEEPNSSKDKIAVWEESEEQFIRTIDNVDDADRNSSPSGNNFRSSTCELAYDLTSSPISHSVPFPKNLSLEDVAIEEIVSSPLPSSTSQSPKTARSESQKKSRKNSSSLSRNQKKKNILGRMRKLLRTIFGRRKK
- the LOC100879667 gene encoding uncharacterized protein LOC100879667 isoform X3; translated protein: MLDNRQESDGIESQSTRSTLQIYDRSRTEPESTELIEKMVRGLHNLQIGDSTFVSSTLSTLEKQQVKHAVCSIGNTSPAISTITHVTQGQGDMHQIIHDAVIETTSDPSRNRQEKEPDVSIEESRVSINLLHRMIEELETKVEELVNEKEEPNSSKDKIAVWEESEEQFIRTIDNVDDADRNSSPSGNNFRSSTCELAYDLTSSPISHSVPFPKNLSLEDVAIEEIVSSPLPSSTSQSPKTARSESQKKSRKNSSSLSRNQKKKNILGRMRKLLRTIFGRRKK